AGCTGCATGAGCATGTTCAGAAAGGAAATTAGCAGATCAATAAACTGTGCAACCGTTGTAAACATTCAAATTTAGTGATACTTTTTTTGTCTATGCAACGACCAGAGGAAGGcaacagagagagaaaaaacCACCCATAACAGATTTTCATGGAAAAGAAACAGAGATCATGCATGTTGAATAACAACtagtgaaagaaaagaaaatcaaataaaaattaaagacaaagcggaataaagaaaaataaacccaATGAATTGTCTATGATCCACCTTTACAAGATAAAACCCAAATCGCTACATTTTGCtttatttcttaataattttacaatacaaaactcATATTTAGAGGAGAATTGAGATAGATAAATATGATAATCGAATCTGATTAAACTTGATTACAATAATCttataacataatataattttaatatatttcctttcgaaataggaaatatattttctaacaacTAGAGCCACCACGCGAAATGTTTTTACTGAAAAACTAGGATGAACGACGGAAATCGAATTCAGTATCTTTCTCTATCCTATTTCTTGATTTAATCGTTTAATAATTCTCTAACAGGGTTGGAGTCACGGTGCATGCCCAAACACCAGCATTTGTGATTCTTGCACGAAAACATTCAGAAAACTAACGAGCATAACTTcagaaaaccaagcacaaagGGTAAGAAGCGAAAACATTCAAAAAACCAAGCACAGAAGGGCTGTAAAGAAGAAAGTAGTAGGATTATACGCAATACCCACCCTCTAAGGCCGTGTTTTTGGGCCCATGGTGTGGAGGTGCTTCCCCCAAAAGGTCTCATTTTAGGGTGTGGTCTTCACTCTTCAGGTTTTTGGTGGGTGTGGGTAGCACGATGAGCATCAAACAGGGGCGACTGAATGGAAAAATAAACTCAAGGATTGTACTGTAGAAGAGGGTTTGTATCAGATCGCACATCACCTCAAGAGTCAAGTCCATCAGAAGCCTCTTGTCACACGGAGTTCAAAATGGGTTTGGAGATCTTTGAATATGGCAGAAGCTGGTGAGGGAGAGTAGCTTGAAAGAAGGTGACCGTTGTGGGATTATGCCTGCCACCGTAGCCTGAAAGAAGGTGACCGTTGTGGGAAACCTCTCTCCTCCCGATGCAAACGAAGCAATCTCAGCAGCGAGTTGCCGACGTTAATCACGATGGCTCAAAAGGATGCTGTAAGCCGTAAGGCCATGTTTAGGGGTTTCCTGTTTTTCCAGACGAGTCTTCCCGCCCATAATTCACTCCACAGTTGGCACTCGTTGGAACACGGCAGATAAAGTTAATAAGCAGATCCAACGGTTGCGATTAAAAGGTCAAAAAAAAGGACTGGGATGTCAGCCGCACAAATTGCTTGTGATTTAGCAAATAAGTTTTGGACTGTCCGCtaatttaatagattatttattttaaacctatgtgaatttaataaattgtatttcttacaaaaaaaaaaaaattaaataaataaattgtattaaaaaaaatatttcaaaaatggaTTGAAAATATATCAACATTTTATCAGAGTCAAATATTGAAGtcacatttataaaaataaaaaaataaaaaataatattaaagtcaGAACCTGTTTTCATTCCCTCCGTTTGTGTTTCTGTTTTCAACGGCTATAAACTAACTCTGTAGGAACAGCGTAGAGTTGAAGTTTCAGCTTCTCATACATAGATGCAGTTACTTAACTTACTTCCGTGGCCGAAGCGCCTCAAACCGCTCCTCTTAGGCTTTAAAGACAAAGCGTCCATAGCTAAAGTCCATGCTCTCATGGTCTTGACTGGTCTCTTCGACCATGGAAACTCCAGTGGCCGAGTAATTGCATCGTATGCACGCACAGGCGATATTATGTCTGCCCGGAAAGTGTTTGAAGTATTGCCTCAACGAGGCATAGATGCGTGGAATGCCATGGTCATTGCATATTCGCATAAAGAGTACCCAGTTGAAGTTCTAAATCTATATCATCGGATGATCTTGGAAGGTGTTAGACCAGATAGCTCAACTTTCACGGTGGCCCTCAAGGCATGCACGAGCTTGTCGGATTTGAAAACGGGGAAGGAAATTTGGTGTAGAGCAGTTGATTGTGGGTATGAGTTTGATGTGTTTGTTGGGTCTTCTGTTTTGAATTTGTATGCAAAGTGTGGGAAGATGGATGAAGCGATTGCAGTGTTTGATAAGATGCCGCGAAGGGATCTTGTTTGTTGGACAACTATGATAAGTGGGTTTGCACAAAGTGGACGGCCAATAGAAGCAGTTGATATGTATAGGCGAATGCAGAAGGAGGGAATGGAAGGAGATGGGGTTGTGATGGTGGGGTTGATACAGGCTTGTGCGAATCTTGGGGACTCAAACTTGGGTCCTGGTATTCACGGGTATTTGATTCGGAGAGATTTTCCTATGGATGTTGTAGTTCAAACCAGCCTTTTGGATATGTACGCAAAGAATGGACATTTGGGGCTTGCTTGTAGGGTATTCAAGAAGATGCCTTGTAAGAATGTCGTATCTTGGGGTGCATTAATTTCTGGCTTTGCTCAAAATGGTTTTGCAGGGAATGCACTGGAATTCTTGATAGAGATGCAGAGTTGTGGATACAGACCGGATTTAGTGTCTCTTTTGGGTGCACTTCTAGCATGTTCCCAAGTTGGATTTTTGAAATTGGGCAAATCTGTACATGGATATATTGTGAGAAGACTTGATTTTGATCAAGTTTTAGGTACTGCAGTGATTGATTTGTATTCAAAATGTGGAGCCCTTTCCTGGGCACGTACTCTCTTTGATAAGATAAAATCCAAAGACTTAATCTGTTGGAATGCA
The Alnus glutinosa chromosome 14, dhAlnGlut1.1, whole genome shotgun sequence genome window above contains:
- the LOC133857181 gene encoding putative pentatricopeptide repeat-containing protein At3g25060, mitochondrial encodes the protein MQLLNLLPWPKRLKPLLLGFKDKASIAKVHALMVLTGLFDHGNSSGRVIASYARTGDIMSARKVFEVLPQRGIDAWNAMVIAYSHKEYPVEVLNLYHRMILEGVRPDSSTFTVALKACTSLSDLKTGKEIWCRAVDCGYEFDVFVGSSVLNLYAKCGKMDEAIAVFDKMPRRDLVCWTTMISGFAQSGRPIEAVDMYRRMQKEGMEGDGVVMVGLIQACANLGDSNLGPGIHGYLIRRDFPMDVVVQTSLLDMYAKNGHLGLACRVFKKMPCKNVVSWGALISGFAQNGFAGNALEFLIEMQSCGYRPDLVSLLGALLACSQVGFLKLGKSVHGYIVRRLDFDQVLGTAVIDLYSKCGALSWARTLFDKIKSKDLICWNAMITSYGIHGHGKEALSLFLEMTKTNLKPDHATFASLLSAFSHSGLVQEGQYWFNLMVSKYKIPPAEKHYACMVDLLARAGRVEEARELIDSMNTEPGLAVWVALLAGCCKNGKLLIGEIAAKKVLELNLDDLGVYALVSNYYGKVRKWEEVAGVRKIMKKTGMKKVPGCSVVEVKGKLHAFLMEDKSHHQYEDIMQLLDKLDHEMRVIGYLPKTEFCVA